Proteins found in one Subtercola endophyticus genomic segment:
- a CDS encoding SDR family NAD(P)-dependent oxidoreductase yields the protein MVTALVTGGTSGIGAAFARAFAERGDNLVLVARDEGRLAETAAQLRHAFGVEVETVSADMENRDDVLRVAALLERAENPIGILVNNAGFGIHTSLLAEDTTPHERALNVMGRAVLLLGAAAGRAMRSRGTGTIINISSVAGNITMGSYSAIKAWVTSYTEGLAVELKGSGVQVTALQPGWVHTEFHERAGIRESSIPKFLWIDVDELVADCLADVAKGKVISIPSARFKFLTFFTRHLPRSTIRSISGRISSSRAH from the coding sequence ATGGTTACGGCTTTAGTCACAGGTGGCACATCGGGTATCGGTGCCGCGTTCGCACGCGCCTTCGCAGAGCGAGGTGACAACCTCGTTCTCGTGGCGCGCGACGAGGGCCGGCTGGCCGAGACGGCGGCGCAACTGCGCCACGCCTTCGGGGTCGAAGTCGAGACGGTTTCGGCCGACATGGAGAATCGTGACGACGTGCTGCGGGTCGCCGCGCTGCTCGAACGTGCTGAGAACCCGATCGGCATTCTGGTCAACAACGCGGGTTTCGGCATCCATACGTCGCTTCTGGCCGAAGACACCACTCCGCACGAGCGGGCGCTCAACGTCATGGGTCGCGCGGTGCTGCTGCTGGGGGCAGCGGCGGGGCGCGCCATGCGTTCACGCGGCACGGGCACCATCATCAACATCTCGAGTGTGGCGGGAAACATCACGATGGGCAGCTACTCGGCCATCAAAGCGTGGGTGACCTCGTATACCGAGGGCCTCGCCGTCGAGTTGAAAGGAAGCGGCGTGCAAGTCACGGCGCTGCAGCCGGGCTGGGTGCACACCGAGTTCCATGAACGTGCAGGCATACGAGAGTCGTCGATTCCGAAATTTCTCTGGATCGACGTCGACGAGCTCGTCGCCGACTGCCTGGCCGATGTGGCGAAGGGCAAAGTCATCTCGATCCCTTCTGCACGATTCAAATTCTTGACGTTCTTCACTCGGCACCTGCCGCGCAGCACCATCCGGTCGATCTCGGGGCGCATCTCGTCAAGCAGGGCTCACTGA
- a CDS encoding HAD-IB family hydrolase — protein sequence MSPRTPAFRPLEGQHIMLTGATGFVGQAILEKLLADYPTTRVTLLIRPKGSLTGQARLKSLLRKPVFSKWRERVGQDEVDRAAVERITVVESTMGDVASLPSDLDVLIHSASTVSFDPPIDEAFKTNVGGAVGLYEALLRTGSDPHVVHVSTAYVGGIRKGTTVEASLKHTVDWRAEMAAALAARTEVEAASRRPETLRKLIAEARTVSGKVGPQAVAAAAEEGRIAWVTARLVDYGRVRAQSLGWADVYALTKSMSERVAEELWFGNGHRLSVVRPAIIESALRHPYPGWIDGFKVADPLIIAYGRGLLPEFPGLPDSVLDIIPVDIVVNATLAVAANPAPRDEPKYFHLSSGGRNPLTFRDIYENVLTYFRANPIPDDQRGHIRAPLWAFPGARAIARSLKFGERTNKYAQRALLRLPSSSVTRNWQRQVSSRQTDLELLRAYSDLYQNYTQTEIIYDDSKTAELNDTLPEAQLEKFGFDATDIDWDHYLQQVHFPAITTLMRTFSSRPRAKVQKEKPLPHTENAAAFFDLEGTVLATNIIEQYLWVRLASLDRSKWPRELTNLFSSLPRYIAADRRDRGEFLRTFLRRYEGVDEAALRSLIHDSIGDVLLQRIRPEAVRQIRKHREAGHRTILVTGAVDVFTEPFASLFDEVVASSMHAKDGIWTGYLSKPPLVDEARAAWLRLYAEREGIDLAKSYAYGDSHADRAWLELVGHPQAVNPDAALYQHATVKHWRIHQWNDQARSRLNTIDELVRGDMASITHAPAHTGADGAPSPTLTAALAAPTDLAAEPATDSPKETHA from the coding sequence GTGAGCCCGCGCACTCCCGCGTTCAGGCCCCTCGAGGGCCAGCACATCATGCTCACCGGAGCCACGGGCTTCGTCGGGCAGGCCATTCTCGAGAAGCTGCTCGCCGACTACCCGACCACCCGGGTGACGTTGCTCATCCGGCCGAAGGGCTCGCTCACCGGCCAGGCCCGGCTGAAGAGTCTGCTGCGCAAGCCGGTGTTCTCGAAGTGGCGCGAGCGTGTCGGCCAAGACGAGGTCGACCGTGCGGCCGTCGAGCGCATCACCGTGGTCGAATCGACGATGGGCGATGTGGCCTCACTGCCGTCGGATCTCGACGTGCTGATCCACAGCGCCTCGACGGTGTCGTTCGACCCGCCCATCGACGAGGCGTTCAAGACCAACGTCGGCGGAGCAGTCGGCCTCTACGAGGCACTGCTGCGCACCGGATCCGACCCGCACGTGGTGCACGTCTCGACGGCATACGTCGGCGGAATCCGCAAGGGCACCACGGTTGAGGCGTCGCTGAAGCACACGGTCGACTGGCGCGCAGAAATGGCCGCCGCACTCGCCGCTCGTACGGAGGTCGAGGCGGCGTCGCGCCGCCCCGAAACCCTGCGCAAGCTCATCGCCGAGGCCCGCACGGTATCGGGCAAGGTCGGCCCGCAAGCCGTTGCCGCTGCGGCAGAAGAAGGCCGCATCGCCTGGGTGACGGCGCGCCTTGTCGACTACGGCCGCGTGCGTGCGCAGAGCCTGGGCTGGGCCGACGTCTACGCGCTCACCAAGTCGATGAGCGAACGTGTCGCCGAAGAGCTCTGGTTCGGCAACGGTCACCGCCTCTCGGTGGTGCGCCCCGCCATCATCGAGAGCGCACTGCGTCACCCGTACCCGGGCTGGATCGACGGCTTCAAGGTCGCCGACCCGCTGATCATCGCCTACGGTCGCGGGCTGCTGCCCGAGTTTCCGGGCCTGCCCGACAGCGTGCTCGACATCATTCCCGTCGACATCGTGGTCAACGCCACCCTCGCCGTGGCCGCGAACCCGGCGCCGCGCGACGAACCCAAGTACTTTCACCTGAGTTCGGGCGGCCGCAATCCGCTCACCTTCCGCGACATCTACGAGAACGTGCTCACGTACTTTCGGGCGAATCCGATTCCGGATGACCAGCGGGGCCACATCCGCGCGCCACTCTGGGCGTTCCCGGGTGCCCGCGCCATCGCTCGCAGCCTGAAATTCGGCGAGCGCACCAACAAGTACGCGCAGCGCGCCCTGCTGCGCCTGCCGTCGAGCAGCGTCACGCGTAACTGGCAACGCCAGGTCTCGTCGCGGCAGACCGACCTCGAACTGCTGCGGGCCTATTCCGACCTGTACCAGAACTACACCCAGACCGAGATCATCTACGACGACAGCAAGACGGCGGAGCTGAACGACACGCTGCCCGAGGCGCAGCTCGAGAAGTTCGGCTTCGACGCCACCGACATCGACTGGGACCACTACCTGCAGCAGGTGCACTTTCCGGCGATCACGACGCTCATGCGCACGTTCAGCTCCCGGCCGCGAGCGAAGGTGCAGAAGGAGAAGCCGCTGCCGCACACCGAGAACGCGGCGGCATTCTTCGACCTCGAAGGCACGGTTCTCGCGACCAACATCATCGAGCAGTACCTCTGGGTGCGATTGGCGAGCCTCGACCGTTCGAAATGGCCGCGCGAGCTCACCAACCTGTTCAGTTCGCTGCCGCGCTACATCGCTGCCGATCGGCGCGATCGCGGCGAGTTCCTCCGTACATTCCTCAGACGGTATGAAGGGGTCGACGAAGCTGCGTTGCGCTCGCTGATCCACGATTCCATCGGCGATGTGCTGCTGCAGCGCATCCGCCCCGAAGCTGTGCGCCAGATTCGCAAGCATCGCGAGGCCGGTCATCGCACGATTCTCGTCACCGGTGCCGTCGATGTGTTCACCGAGCCGTTCGCCTCCCTCTTCGACGAGGTGGTCGCCAGTTCGATGCATGCCAAAGACGGCATATGGACGGGTTACCTCTCCAAGCCGCCGCTCGTCGACGAGGCGCGCGCGGCCTGGCTGCGCCTGTATGCCGAACGCGAGGGCATCGACCTCGCCAAGTCGTACGCGTACGGAGACTCGCACGCCGACCGCGCCTGGCTCGAACTCGTCGGTCACCCGCAAGCCGTGAATCCCGATGCCGCGCTCTACCAGCACGCCACGGTCAAGCACTGGCGCATCCACCAGTGGAACGACCAGGCCCGTTCGCGGCTCAACACCATCGACGAGCTCGTGCGCGGTGACATGGCGAGCATCACGCACGCCCCGGCGCACACCGGGGCCGACGGAGCGCCGTCGCCGACCCTCACCGCGGCACTCGCCGCCCCCACCGACCTCGCCGCCGAACCGGCCACCGACAGCCCGAAAGAGACCCACGCATGA